One genomic region from uncultured Cohaesibacter sp. encodes:
- a CDS encoding S24 family peptidase produces MGKRKDLFNNILHDKTKSAKAETLALMAQALETSPEWLLEGKGPKEVREIGSTVEFDPRPFATEQALVPEVGEVAAGVWLEYNHHHNEPGERLGPFPVDPRYPAAAQFSVRVRGTSINRVVPDGGSLHCVALFESGLSEQDLTNGQLVIVKRTRMQGGLFETTAKRLRKNGSWELWPDSTDPNWQEPIKVEDLHDNEDETVEVMAFVIGAHLVP; encoded by the coding sequence GTGGGAAAAAGAAAAGACCTGTTTAACAACATTCTCCACGACAAGACCAAAAGCGCAAAAGCTGAAACCTTAGCTTTAATGGCTCAGGCACTCGAAACAAGCCCAGAATGGCTCCTTGAGGGCAAAGGCCCGAAAGAGGTCCGCGAGATTGGCTCAACGGTTGAGTTCGATCCACGTCCCTTTGCCACCGAACAAGCGTTGGTGCCAGAAGTTGGAGAAGTCGCCGCCGGTGTCTGGCTTGAATATAACCACCATCACAATGAGCCTGGCGAACGCTTGGGGCCATTCCCTGTTGATCCGCGATATCCTGCCGCTGCACAGTTCTCTGTTCGCGTCCGTGGAACGAGCATCAATCGTGTGGTGCCAGATGGCGGGTCACTCCATTGTGTCGCCCTGTTTGAAAGCGGCCTCAGCGAGCAAGACCTGACAAATGGTCAGTTGGTCATTGTAAAGCGCACACGCATGCAAGGCGGTCTGTTTGAAACCACAGCAAAGCGCCTGCGCAAGAATGGAAGTTGGGAGCTTTGGCCCGATTCAACCGACCCGAATTGGCAAGAACCGATCAAGGTTGAAGATCTGCACGACAATGAAGATGAGACAGTCGAGGTTATGGCCTTTGTTATAGGGGCACATCTCGTTCCTTGA
- a CDS encoding type II toxin-antitoxin system PemK/MazF family toxin — translation MALRFFPKAGQILICDFKGFTPPEMVKCRPVMIISPKLPYRSEIATVVPISTTEPKHGLPFVVKLSKNYHPQENDTYPCWAKCDMVMNIAINRLDGFKIGRRKYVLPEASAEDLKAVQLGVLHGLGLFDIAKMHQ, via the coding sequence TTGGCATTACGTTTTTTTCCGAAGGCGGGGCAGATATTGATTTGCGACTTTAAAGGCTTCACACCGCCTGAGATGGTCAAGTGTCGCCCCGTAATGATCATTTCACCGAAGCTTCCCTATCGGTCAGAGATAGCCACTGTTGTTCCTATTAGTACGACGGAGCCAAAGCACGGTCTTCCATTTGTGGTAAAACTTTCAAAGAATTACCATCCGCAAGAGAATGACACCTACCCATGTTGGGCAAAATGCGACATGGTCATGAATATCGCGATAAACCGGCTCGATGGGTTCAAAATAGGCCGAAGAAAATATGTGCTACCTGAAGCCAGCGCCGAAGATCTGAAAGCAGTACAGCTGGGGGTATTGCATGGCCTAGGCCTGTTTGACATTGCAAAAATGCATCAATAA
- a CDS encoding Rap1a/Tai family immunity protein has product MKLKSMVIAAASCAIVSISEAENLDGNTLYELCYDQSEVSKLACSSYIRGAIEGMYWGTGVALWRLEVTKDSATTDELNDAQNLILMICQPPTATISQLVDISANYLRNHPESRPQGARTQIWKSLSEAFPCN; this is encoded by the coding sequence ATGAAACTAAAATCAATGGTAATTGCTGCTGCTAGCTGCGCAATTGTTTCAATCTCTGAAGCCGAGAATCTTGATGGAAATACCCTGTATGAGCTTTGCTACGATCAAAGCGAAGTATCAAAACTCGCTTGCAGCTCCTATATCAGGGGTGCGATAGAGGGGATGTACTGGGGGACAGGAGTTGCCTTGTGGCGCTTAGAGGTGACAAAAGACAGCGCAACAACTGACGAATTGAACGACGCACAGAACCTTATTTTGATGATTTGTCAGCCACCAACAGCTACAATTTCTCAGTTAGTTGATATATCCGCTAACTATCTACGAAACCACCCAGAAAGCCGCCCCCAAGGCGCACGCACTCAAATATGGAAGTCTCTTTCAGAAGCATTTCCGTGCAATTAG
- a CDS encoding HNH endonuclease signature motif containing protein, whose product MLAAVATEQTAEKLVTNRSEFSKKTKAEAFLRDGGCCVKCGAKLHPDTTEYDHLKPCGLDGDNCQCLCCDCHKGKTKSDVKTIAKVKRMHNKHVGLETRRKQKIPSRPFAGSRTSGWKKKMDGSVERRSPSKGERSNV is encoded by the coding sequence ATGCTTGCCGCAGTCGCTACCGAACAGACAGCTGAAAAGCTTGTTACGAACCGGTCTGAATTTTCCAAAAAGACAAAAGCAGAAGCCTTCCTGCGTGATGGTGGCTGCTGTGTGAAATGTGGCGCCAAGCTGCATCCGGATACGACCGAGTATGACCACCTCAAGCCTTGTGGTCTGGATGGCGATAACTGCCAGTGCCTCTGCTGTGATTGCCACAAGGGCAAAACCAAGAGCGATGTAAAGACCATTGCCAAGGTCAAACGCATGCACAACAAGCATGTCGGCCTCGAGACCCGCCGCAAGCAGAAGATCCCCTCTCGCCCCTTTGCTGGTTCTCGCACCTCTGGCTGGAAAAAGAAGATGGATGGCAGCGTGGAGCGCAGAAGCCCAAGCAAGGGAGAGCGCAGCAATGTCTGA
- a CDS encoding DUF2312 domain-containing protein codes for MTNPGGVAADQLRAFVERIERLEEEKKALNDDIKDVYAEAKGNGYDVKTLRQVVRMRKQDSNERQEMEALLDLYLHALGMAPSGE; via the coding sequence ATGACCAATCCAGGCGGCGTTGCAGCCGATCAATTGAGAGCCTTTGTAGAGCGCATCGAGCGCTTGGAAGAAGAGAAAAAGGCACTCAACGACGATATCAAAGACGTTTACGCCGAAGCCAAGGGCAATGGGTATGACGTAAAAACCCTTCGGCAGGTTGTCCGTATGCGCAAGCAAGACAGCAATGAACGACAGGAAATGGAAGCCCTACTCGATCTCTATCTCCATGCCCTCGGCATGGCGCCAAGTGGGGAGTAA
- a CDS encoding Gp49 family protein produces MDDQTIEREIQAKGLTAPRITPNDIEACIASEHYFTALGGAVSEDAESKYDGKWEVPKSMQSLGLLTFCVLVLRDGFTVTGESACASPENFNAEIGRKIARQNAVQKIWPLEGYRLRCQLAETSETTGYAPHEARVLAERKELDEKLTKLHAFLSSDKLKRISTTEIEAMTAQAEYMGLYLSVLDERISRFKQPTE; encoded by the coding sequence ATGGACGACCAGACAATTGAACGGGAAATTCAAGCCAAAGGCCTTACCGCTCCGCGCATCACGCCCAACGATATTGAGGCATGCATCGCAAGTGAGCACTATTTCACGGCTTTAGGTGGGGCTGTATCGGAAGATGCAGAAAGTAAATATGACGGAAAATGGGAGGTGCCAAAGTCCATGCAATCCCTTGGTCTGCTCACCTTCTGTGTCCTTGTACTCCGAGACGGCTTTACCGTGACCGGTGAGAGTGCTTGTGCGTCTCCTGAAAATTTCAATGCAGAAATTGGCCGCAAGATCGCCCGACAAAATGCTGTTCAGAAGATCTGGCCGCTTGAAGGATACCGCTTGCGCTGCCAACTGGCTGAAACATCGGAGACGACCGGATACGCACCTCATGAAGCGAGAGTTCTTGCTGAGCGCAAGGAACTTGATGAAAAACTCACGAAGCTTCACGCGTTTCTTTCGTCCGACAAGCTGAAACGCATCAGCACCACCGAGATTGAAGCGATGACAGCACAAGCAGAATACATGGGATTGTATCTTAGTGTTCTGGACGAGCGCATTAGTCGCTTCAAGCAACCAACAGAATAA
- a CDS encoding DUF6538 domain-containing protein: protein MEREDRFLQQRGKRWYYVRRVPIDLASHYSAKYIRKRLKTSDLAEARIRRDAMERADDALWADMRTDGQTTDTASRRYEQAINRALALSYKYVPASELAAGGDISDILRRVEDLPAGEGYSKANADALLGRISKPDVSLSDAFKVLRNEIRAAELARKDKEGKEDWIKLKQMSIDLFVDVCGDIPIGAISREDGRTFFNYWKDRVLGKSGTKITGKYANRHIGNLRSLLKDYWAHVGEDHQNPFDGFSFGEKQKGKRVPLRVEQIETLFLMPGIFQKMNREARLITYMMIETGARLSELATLEADDFRLEGDYPHVMIFEREGRAVKTDHSNRILPLVGISLAAAKIAAKAGGFPHYRPRRKGLSTTLNKFCRENHFFDDGQSMYSIRHTFEDRMKEADTDVEMRKYLMGHDIDREEYGSFASLKKKWEAVKKIELPFDPVTIKDIC, encoded by the coding sequence ATGGAACGAGAAGACCGGTTCCTGCAGCAACGCGGGAAGCGCTGGTATTATGTCCGGCGCGTGCCTATTGATCTTGCCTCCCACTATTCAGCGAAATATATCCGAAAGCGGTTGAAAACATCCGATTTGGCCGAAGCTCGCATCCGGCGCGACGCCATGGAGCGCGCAGACGATGCCTTGTGGGCTGATATGCGCACTGATGGACAAACAACGGATACGGCCTCACGACGCTATGAGCAGGCGATCAATCGGGCTCTCGCACTCAGTTACAAGTATGTTCCGGCATCAGAGTTGGCAGCTGGCGGAGACATTTCGGACATTCTTCGGCGCGTTGAAGACTTGCCCGCAGGGGAGGGCTACAGCAAAGCAAATGCCGATGCACTGCTTGGCCGGATCTCAAAGCCAGATGTGAGCTTGTCAGATGCCTTCAAGGTGCTGCGCAACGAGATCCGGGCGGCTGAGCTGGCGAGAAAAGACAAGGAAGGCAAAGAGGACTGGATCAAACTCAAGCAGATGTCCATTGATCTGTTTGTGGATGTTTGCGGAGATATCCCGATCGGGGCTATCAGCAGGGAGGACGGGCGCACTTTTTTCAACTATTGGAAAGATCGCGTCCTTGGCAAAAGCGGAACCAAGATAACGGGAAAATATGCAAACAGGCATATCGGCAATCTGCGCTCTTTGCTGAAGGATTATTGGGCTCATGTGGGAGAGGACCATCAAAACCCCTTCGACGGCTTCTCGTTTGGCGAGAAACAAAAGGGCAAGCGCGTTCCGCTTCGGGTGGAGCAGATTGAAACTCTGTTTTTGATGCCTGGGATTTTCCAGAAGATGAATCGCGAAGCGCGCCTCATCACCTACATGATGATAGAAACGGGCGCCAGACTGAGCGAGCTCGCCACGCTGGAAGCGGACGACTTCAGGCTTGAAGGGGATTACCCTCATGTGATGATATTTGAGCGAGAGGGCCGCGCTGTGAAGACGGATCATTCTAATCGCATATTGCCGCTGGTTGGCATATCACTGGCGGCCGCAAAGATAGCAGCGAAGGCCGGCGGGTTTCCGCATTATCGACCGAGACGTAAGGGCCTATCAACGACACTCAACAAATTCTGCAGAGAGAACCATTTCTTCGATGATGGTCAATCGATGTATAGCATCAGGCATACATTTGAGGATCGCATGAAGGAAGCTGACACGGATGTTGAAATGCGTAAATACCTGATGGGCCACGACATCGATCGCGAAGAATATGGCTCATTTGCGAGCCTGAAGAAAAAGTGGGAAGCGGTGAAAAAGATAGAGCTGCCGTTTGACCCCGTTACCATCAAAGATATTTGCTGA
- the gpt gene encoding xanthine phosphoribosyltransferase codes for MSEPSSNAFPVYWEQFHRDCRALAWRLKGVSEWKAIVCITRGGLVPAAIIARELEVRMIDTVCVASYHDYENQGEMQVLKPIDASVIDVEGGEGEGVLIIDDLVDTGKTAKVVRAMLPKAHFATVYAKPKGRPLVDTFVTEVSQDTWIYFPWDMGLQFQAPIAK; via the coding sequence ATGTCCGAACCATCCTCCAACGCTTTCCCGGTGTATTGGGAACAATTCCATCGGGACTGCCGTGCGCTGGCTTGGCGTCTGAAAGGCGTTTCCGAATGGAAGGCGATTGTTTGCATCACACGTGGCGGTCTTGTGCCTGCGGCCATCATTGCCCGTGAGCTGGAAGTGCGGATGATCGATACCGTCTGCGTCGCCTCCTATCATGATTATGAAAATCAGGGTGAGATGCAGGTTCTCAAGCCGATTGATGCGTCTGTCATCGATGTGGAAGGGGGAGAAGGCGAGGGTGTCCTGATTATCGACGATCTGGTCGACACCGGCAAAACCGCCAAAGTGGTGCGGGCCATGCTGCCGAAGGCCCATTTCGCAACGGTCTATGCCAAGCCGAAGGGGCGTCCGCTGGTGGATACCTTCGTTACCGAGGTTTCGCAGGATACGTGGATTTATTTCCCTTGGGATATGGGCCTGCAATTCCAGGCGCCAATCGCGAAATAG
- a CDS encoding competence/damage-inducible protein A, whose protein sequence is MTKELITAAVLIIGDEILSGRTKDKNIGFIADYLTQLGIDLKEVRVVADDQDAIVEAVNALRARWTYVFTSGGIGPTHDDITADAMAAAFGVGIDHDPRAMAILEAHYAKSPNMEFNEARKRMARIPFGADLIENRVSSAPGFRLENVHVMAGVPSVMQAMMDAIAPTLKTNAQVLSETIDSGLGEGLVAGPLADLAKDHPNVVIGSYPYMREDLFATNIVMRSRSREDLDNAVKAVHDMLQTLKGQKQTQV, encoded by the coding sequence ATGACTAAAGAGTTGATCACGGCAGCCGTTCTGATAATCGGTGACGAAATCCTTTCCGGCCGCACCAAGGACAAGAATATCGGATTCATTGCGGACTATCTCACCCAGTTGGGCATCGATCTCAAGGAAGTGCGTGTCGTAGCCGACGATCAAGATGCCATCGTTGAAGCGGTCAACGCCTTGCGGGCCCGCTGGACCTATGTGTTCACCAGCGGCGGCATCGGGCCGACCCATGACGATATCACTGCAGATGCCATGGCGGCGGCCTTCGGCGTGGGCATTGATCATGATCCGCGCGCCATGGCCATCTTGGAAGCGCACTATGCGAAATCGCCCAATATGGAATTCAACGAAGCGCGCAAGCGGATGGCGCGCATTCCCTTCGGTGCAGATCTGATTGAAAATAGGGTTTCCAGTGCGCCGGGATTCCGGCTGGAAAATGTCCATGTCATGGCTGGGGTGCCCTCTGTCATGCAAGCCATGATGGATGCCATCGCCCCAACGCTCAAGACCAATGCGCAAGTGCTGAGCGAGACCATTGATAGCGGCCTGGGAGAAGGCCTTGTTGCCGGACCTCTGGCGGACCTCGCCAAGGATCACCCCAATGTGGTGATCGGGTCTTATCCCTATATGCGCGAAGATCTGTTCGCAACGAACATCGTTATGCGCTCTCGCTCGCGGGAAGATCTAGACAATGCGGTCAAGGCAGTGCATGACATGCTTCAAACATTAAAAGGGCAGAAACAGACGCAGGTCTAA
- the sfsA gene encoding DNA/RNA nuclease SfsA, whose amino-acid sequence MKFEKPLIPGRLIQRYKRFLADIELDDGTVITAHCANPGSMLGLKDPGTRVWLSKSDNPKRKLAYSWELSELDDAMIGINTSHPNRIVEEAIRAGHVAELTGYETLRREVKYGKNSRIDILLQDEGKPDCYVEVKNVHLLREQGLAEFPDSVTKRGAKHLGELADMVEQGHRAVMLYLVQRTDANRFALASDIDPAYAEAFQEATDAGVEAIVYLCDISHQEINLTHSIPFAKEVLATN is encoded by the coding sequence ATGAAATTTGAAAAGCCACTCATTCCGGGCCGTCTCATCCAGCGCTACAAGCGCTTTCTTGCCGATATCGAGCTGGACGATGGAACAGTCATAACAGCCCATTGCGCCAACCCCGGCTCCATGCTGGGCCTCAAAGACCCCGGCACCCGCGTCTGGCTGTCAAAATCCGACAACCCCAAGCGCAAGCTGGCCTATAGCTGGGAACTCAGCGAATTGGATGATGCCATGATCGGCATCAATACCAGCCATCCCAACCGCATCGTCGAAGAGGCAATTCGGGCAGGACATGTCGCAGAGCTTACTGGCTACGAAACCCTGCGGCGCGAGGTGAAATATGGCAAGAACAGCCGCATCGATATTTTGTTGCAGGATGAAGGCAAACCCGATTGCTATGTCGAGGTCAAGAATGTGCATCTGTTGCGCGAACAGGGATTGGCGGAATTTCCCGATTCGGTGACCAAGCGCGGTGCCAAGCATCTGGGCGAGCTGGCCGACATGGTCGAACAGGGGCATCGCGCCGTGATGCTCTATTTGGTCCAGAGAACGGATGCTAACCGCTTCGCTCTGGCAAGCGACATCGATCCGGCCTATGCGGAAGCCTTTCAAGAGGCAACAGACGCGGGCGTGGAAGCCATCGTCTATCTGTGTGACATATCACACCAAGAGATCAACCTGACCCACTCCATCCCATTTGCAAAAGAGGTACTGGCAACGAATTAA
- the map gene encoding type I methionyl aminopeptidase produces the protein MVNYIDANSAPLRNTGDIRLYSQEDFEGMRRAGQLAARALDGVAKLVKPGVPTKVIDDFIRDFGEENNALPATLNYRGYRNYTCTSINHVVCHGIPNEKPLKEGDIVNVDVTYILDGWYGDSSRMYPVGEIKRAPERLIEVTYNALMIGIEQAKPGKTTGDIGAAIQEYAEGERCGVVRDFCGHGVGRLFHDAPNILHYGNWGEGIELKPGMIFTIEPMINLGKPHVKVLKDGWTAVTRDKSLSAQFEHSLGITETGCEIFTLSPEGLDKPPYNVA, from the coding sequence ATGGTAAATTACATTGATGCCAATAGCGCCCCTTTGCGCAACACCGGAGATATCCGCCTTTACAGCCAAGAGGATTTCGAAGGTATGCGTCGCGCCGGGCAACTGGCAGCACGGGCTCTGGATGGTGTCGCAAAACTCGTCAAGCCGGGTGTTCCAACCAAGGTGATCGACGATTTTATCCGGGACTTCGGGGAAGAAAACAACGCCCTTCCCGCCACACTGAATTATCGCGGCTATAGAAACTATACCTGCACATCCATCAACCATGTGGTTTGCCATGGCATTCCCAATGAAAAACCACTCAAGGAAGGTGACATCGTCAATGTCGACGTCACCTATATTCTGGATGGCTGGTATGGCGACAGCTCGCGCATGTATCCGGTGGGAGAGATCAAGCGCGCACCGGAACGTCTGATCGAAGTCACCTATAATGCCCTCATGATCGGCATAGAGCAAGCCAAGCCTGGCAAGACCACTGGCGACATCGGCGCTGCCATTCAGGAATATGCCGAAGGGGAACGCTGCGGCGTTGTGCGTGACTTCTGCGGCCATGGTGTCGGACGCCTCTTCCACGATGCGCCCAATATCCTTCATTATGGCAACTGGGGTGAAGGCATTGAGCTGAAGCCGGGTATGATCTTTACCATCGAGCCGATGATCAATCTGGGCAAACCGCACGTCAAGGTGCTCAAGGATGGCTGGACGGCGGTCACGCGTGACAAAAGCCTGTCAGCCCAGTTCGAACATTCCCTTGGCATCACGGAAACGGGGTGTGAGATTTTCACCCTGTCACCGGAAGGGCTGGACAAGCCCCCCTATAACGTAGCCTGA
- the radC gene encoding DNA repair protein RadC, with protein MGELKEAAAGRPHYVGHRERLRQKFRESGPDALHDYELLELILFRAIPRRDTKPLAKDLLARFGSFAEVIAAPDHLLMEFPGVKQAVVTELKLIHAAAAKFAEDRVKDRPVLSSWNSVIDYCRTTMAFNDIEQFRILFLDKKNALITDEVQQTGTVDHTPVYTREVVKRALELSATAIIMVHNHPSGDPTPSRADIDMTQQVSDACERLSITLHDHIIVARNGHTSFKGLGLI; from the coding sequence ATGGGTGAGCTGAAAGAAGCAGCGGCAGGCAGGCCCCATTATGTGGGACACAGGGAACGGTTGCGGCAGAAATTCCGCGAATCCGGCCCTGATGCTCTGCATGATTACGAGCTGCTCGAACTGATCCTGTTTCGCGCCATTCCCCGCAGGGATACAAAGCCGCTCGCCAAGGATCTGCTTGCCCGTTTCGGCTCTTTTGCCGAGGTCATCGCCGCTCCAGATCATCTTTTGATGGAATTCCCCGGCGTCAAGCAGGCCGTTGTGACCGAGTTAAAACTCATCCATGCCGCCGCCGCCAAATTTGCAGAGGATCGCGTCAAGGACCGTCCGGTGCTCTCATCCTGGAACTCGGTGATCGACTATTGCCGCACCACCATGGCCTTCAATGATATAGAGCAGTTCCGTATTCTGTTTCTGGACAAGAAGAACGCCCTCATCACAGACGAGGTACAGCAGACCGGCACTGTTGATCATACGCCGGTCTATACGCGTGAAGTCGTCAAGCGAGCTTTGGAGTTGTCTGCCACAGCCATCATCATGGTGCACAATCACCCCAGTGGCGACCCGACCCCGTCGCGGGCTGATATTGATATGACGCAACAGGTCTCTGACGCCTGCGAGCGCCTCAGCATCACCTTGCATGACCACATCATCGTCGCGCGCAATGGCCATACGAGTTTCAAGGGCCTGGGGCTGATTTAA
- the cueR gene encoding Cu(I)-responsive transcriptional regulator, producing the protein MNISQAAGIAALPAKTLRYYEDIGLVVPARRKNGYRDYSDEDLVRLRLIGRARKLGFSVEECRNLLVLQADKSRASADVKRIAQTHLNEIDEKIAELQSLRSDLAPLVAACKGDESAECAILKELEQPH; encoded by the coding sequence ATGAACATCAGTCAAGCAGCCGGAATCGCGGCTCTACCAGCCAAGACCTTGCGCTATTACGAAGATATTGGGCTTGTGGTCCCCGCGCGCCGGAAAAATGGCTATCGGGATTATTCGGATGAGGATCTTGTTCGCCTGCGTCTCATCGGACGAGCGCGTAAATTGGGATTCAGTGTCGAGGAGTGCCGAAACCTGCTAGTCCTTCAGGCCGACAAGAGCAGAGCAAGTGCAGATGTGAAACGTATCGCACAGACGCACTTGAATGAGATTGATGAAAAGATCGCAGAATTGCAGTCTTTGCGATCAGATCTCGCGCCGCTGGTTGCCGCTTGTAAGGGAGACGAAAGCGCCGAATGCGCTATCCTGAAGGAACTTGAGCAACCACATTGA
- a CDS encoding branched-chain amino acid ABC transporter permease LivH (LivHMGF is the membrane component of the LIV-I/LS branched-chain amino acid transporter): MEYFIQQLINGVTLGSIYGLIAIGYTMVYGIIGMINFAHGDIFMVGAFIALITLLAVTAMGITFLPVALLIVLIVSMLMTSVWGWGVERLAYRPLRGSFRLAPLITAIGMSIVLQNFVQVVQGARVKPLPPQITGGITIMEKDGFLVQLSYMQILIIVTTILLMAGFTLLINKTSLGRAQRACEQDQKMASLLGVNVDRTISLTFVMGAALASVAGVMFLLYYGVIDFYIGFLAGVKAFTAAVLGGIGSLPGAMLGGLLIGLIETFWSGYFSVEYKDVAAFSILAIVLIFMPSGLLGKPEVEKV; encoded by the coding sequence ATGGAATATTTTATTCAGCAGCTGATTAATGGCGTCACATTAGGGTCTATTTATGGCCTGATCGCCATCGGCTATACCATGGTTTATGGCATCATCGGCATGATCAACTTTGCCCATGGTGACATCTTCATGGTTGGTGCATTCATTGCATTGATTACACTGTTGGCGGTTACTGCTATGGGGATCACTTTTCTTCCGGTAGCATTGCTGATCGTCCTTATCGTTTCCATGCTTATGACATCGGTTTGGGGCTGGGGCGTCGAGCGCCTTGCTTATCGTCCTTTGCGCGGATCCTTCCGCCTCGCTCCGTTGATCACGGCGATTGGCATGTCCATCGTGCTGCAGAACTTTGTTCAGGTCGTTCAGGGCGCACGCGTCAAGCCACTTCCACCACAGATCACCGGTGGCATCACCATTATGGAAAAAGACGGTTTTCTGGTTCAGCTGTCATACATGCAGATACTGATCATCGTCACGACCATATTGCTGATGGCAGGCTTTACCCTTCTGATCAACAAGACCTCGCTTGGCCGAGCCCAGCGTGCTTGCGAACAGGACCAGAAGATGGCCTCTCTGCTCGGCGTCAACGTTGACCGCACCATTTCCCTGACCTTCGTCATGGGCGCGGCTCTGGCTTCCGTCGCGGGTGTCATGTTCCTGCTTTATTATGGCGTGATCGATTTCTACATCGGATTTCTTGCTGGCGTTAAGGCCTTTACCGCAGCGGTTCTGGGGGGCATCGGTTCGTTGCCTGGCGCGATGCTCGGTGGTTTGCTGATCGGCTTGATCGAGACATTCTGGTCCGGTTATTTCTCCGTAGAATATAAAGACGTTGCCGCCTTCTCGATCCTCGCCATCGTGCTGATCTTCATGCCGTCCGGCCTGCTCGGCAAGCCAGAAGTGGAGAAGGTGTAA
- the livM gene encoding high-affinity branched-chain amino acid ABC transporter permease LivM, translating to MSDFLQTRVGAALKDAVLAAVITLLLASIMVGLRTKTEQGGLVIVGQWGLVAWMVGIVFVGRLAMSLLVWRGNNPVANAMNAMLPKQDTVGKIGKFVGPLLLLFAVTLPFYGNRYIIDMGILVLTYIMLGWGLNIVVGLAGLLDLGYVAFYAVGAYSYALFAQYFDLSFWVCLPLAGILAAFWGMILGFPVLRLRGDYLAIVTLAFGEIIRVVLLNWYEFTGGPDGISRIPRPSFFGLEFTRKNGFADFFGLHYSSMHRIIFLFYLILILALITNFVTMRLRKLPIGRAWEALREDEIACRSLGINTTNTKLTAFALGAMFGGFAGAFFATRQGFISPESFTFMESAIILAIVVLGGLGSQLGVVIASLVMIGGFEVFRDLEDLRMLVFGLLMVGIMIWKPRGIVSSRAPSVFLKEKKSVSGDLVAEGEG from the coding sequence ATGTCAGACTTCTTGCAAACGCGCGTTGGCGCTGCGTTGAAAGATGCAGTCCTCGCAGCGGTGATTACCCTTCTGCTCGCCTCCATCATGGTTGGCCTGCGCACCAAGACGGAACAAGGCGGACTGGTCATTGTCGGCCAGTGGGGTCTTGTCGCCTGGATGGTAGGCATCGTTTTCGTTGGGCGCCTTGCCATGAGCCTTCTCGTCTGGCGCGGTAACAATCCGGTTGCCAATGCCATGAACGCCATGCTGCCCAAGCAGGATACGGTCGGCAAGATCGGCAAATTTGTCGGCCCACTGCTGCTGCTCTTCGCCGTCACCCTGCCCTTTTATGGCAACCGCTATATAATCGACATGGGCATTCTGGTGCTCACCTACATCATGCTCGGCTGGGGGCTCAATATCGTGGTGGGTCTGGCCGGTCTGCTTGACCTTGGCTATGTTGCCTTCTATGCGGTGGGTGCCTATTCATACGCTCTCTTCGCACAGTATTTCGACTTGTCCTTCTGGGTCTGTCTGCCACTCGCTGGCATTCTGGCCGCCTTCTGGGGCATGATCCTTGGCTTCCCAGTCCTTCGCCTGCGCGGCGACTATCTGGCAATCGTGACCTTGGCATTCGGGGAAATCATTCGTGTCGTGCTGCTGAACTGGTATGAATTTACCGGCGGCCCGGATGGCATCTCCCGTATTCCACGCCCCTCCTTCTTCGGGTTGGAATTTACCCGCAAGAACGGCTTTGCAGATTTCTTCGGACTTCATTATTCATCCATGCACCGGATCATTTTCCTCTTCTATCTCATTTTGATCCTCGCTCTGATAACCAACTTCGTGACCATGCGTCTGCGCAAGTTGCCAATCGGGCGCGCTTGGGAAGCCTTGCGTGAAGACGAAATCGCCTGCCGGTCTCTGGGCATCAACACCACCAACACCAAGCTGACGGCCTTCGCATTGGGCGCCATGTTCGGCGGTTTTGCCGGTGCCTTCTTCGCCACCAGACAGGGCTTCATTTCTCCGGAAAGTTTCACCTTCATGGAATCGGCGATTATTCTGGCCATCGTGGTTCTGGGCGGTCTGGGCAGCCAGTTGGGTGTTGTCATCGCCTCCCTCGTCATGATTGGCGGCTTCGAGGTCTTCCGTGATCTGGAAGATCTGCGCATGCTCGTCTTCGGCCTGCTGATGGTCGGTATCATGATTTGGAAACCACGCGGCATCGTCTCCAGCCGGGCACCTTCAGTGTTCCTCAAGGAGAAGAAGTCCGTGTCCGGTGATCTCGTTGCGGAGGGTGAAGGATGA